A single Phragmites australis chromosome 4, lpPhrAust1.1, whole genome shotgun sequence DNA region contains:
- the LOC133915934 gene encoding nuclear transport factor 2-like isoform X2, whose protein sequence is MAGQAGNPVNHPISPHVISGAFVQQYYHILHEQPEQVHKFYQDSSIIGRPDSSGTMVSVTTLVDINEKIMSMDFTNCLTEIETADAQLSHKDGVLIAVTGSLTSSEGLCRRFTQSFFLAPQESGGYFVLNDVFRFISERQLAEINQVVTQGNESSQNVRSGSETCSALPEPIPADKSLISDHLAVENVTEGQVINPSVNGTAIENNVTSESPVQVVKEDPKKAPVAAPPPPASTQADVPKKSYASIVKVMKEGPPTPPAAKATPSVVKHKPAPKSVTKPVEGPEKSSAKPTQSNETTPSDDNVAENDSSRNGQGYSVFVKSLPFNADVQMVEEEFKKFGAIKPGGIQVRHDKADRFCFGFIEYVSQQSRQAAIEASPVHMGQKEVYVEEKRTTTRVVNGVVIARGDNGGGSRFQSGRGEYRGDNFRGRGSGFANSVNYRSGDNYNRGNDENFNRRNDENFNRRNDGENFNSRNDENFNRRNGGENFNHRSDGGENFNRRSDGENFNRRNDFRNRNDYSGHGRGPPPGNGYHHNGNAFHPSGPFQNGNGRFPRGNGPKQPPVAA, encoded by the exons ATGGCAGGGCAAGCAGGAAACCCAGTAAACCATCCTATAAGTCCCCATGTG ATAAGTGGTGCATTTGTTCAGCAATATTACCACATTCTACACGAGCAACCGGAGCAAGTGCACAAGTTCTATCAAGATTCAAGCATTATTGGTCGACCAGATTCCAGTGGAACCATGGTGTCTGTGACCACTCTGGTT GACATCAACGAAAAAATTATGTCTATGGACTTCACTAACTGCTTAACAGAGATAGAGACTGCAGATGCTCAGTTATCTCACAAGGATGGGGTGCTCATTGCTGTTACTGGATCCTTGACTTCATCTGAAGGCCTTTGTCGTAGATTTACCCAGTCGTTCTTCCTAGCACCGCAAGAAAGTGGTGGCTATTTTGTTCTCAATGATGTGTTTAGGTTTATATCAGAAAGACAACTGGCTGAGATAAATCAAGTTGTTACTCAAGGAAATGAAAGCAGTCAGAATGTTAGATCTGGATCCGAAACATGTTCAGCATTACCAGAACCTATTCCAGCTGACAAGAGTCTGATCTCAGACCATCTGGCAGTTGAGAATGTTACGGAGGGGCAAGTTATCAACCCCTCTGTGAATGGCACTGCCATTGAAAATAATGTTACTTCCGAGTCACCTGTGCAAGTGGTCAAAGAGGATCCTAAAAAGGCCCCAGTTGCTgctcctccccctcctgctTCAACTCAGGCAGATGTTCCTAAGAAATCTTATGCATCCATT GTGAAGGTCATGAAGGAGGGCCCACCGACTCCACCAGCTGCCAAAGCAACTCCGTCAGTTGTCAAACATAAGCCAGCGCCTAAATCTGTCACCAAGCCCGTCGAAGGTCCAGAAAAATCTTCTGCCAAACCTACCCAGTCTAATGAAACCACTCCAAGTGATGATAATGTTGCCGAAAATGACTCTTCTCGTAATG GGCAAGGCTATTCAGTTTTTGTCAAGAGTTTGCCTTTCAATGCCGATGTTCAAATGGTTGAGGAAGAATTTAAGAAATTTGGTGCTATCAAGCCAGGTGGCATCCAAGTCAGGCACGATAAG GCTGATCGTTTCTGCTTTGGCTTTATCGAATATGTGTCCCAGCAATCTAGGCAAGCAGCCATTGAG GCATCCCCGGTTCATATGGGTCAGAAAGAAGTCTATGTTGAGGAGAAAAGAACCACAACACGTG TTGTGAATGGTGTTGTCATCGCTCGTGGTGATAATGGTGGAGGTTCCCGTTTCCAATCTGGCAGGGGAGAGTACCGTGGTGATAATTTCAGAGGACGAGGAAGTGGCTTTGCGAACAGTGTCAACTACAGAAGCGGTGACAACTACAACCGTGGGAATGACGAGAACTTCAACCGCAGGAATGATGAGAACTTCAACCGCAGGAATGATGGCGAGAACTTCAACAGTAGGAATGACGAGAACTTCAATCGCAGGAATGGCGGTGAGAACTTCAACCACAGGAGTGACGGCGGTGAGAACTTCAACCGCAGGAGTGACGGCGAGAACTTCAACCGGAGGAATGACTTCAGAAACCGGAATGATTACTCAGGCCATGGACGGGGGCCACCACCAGGGAATGGCTATCACCACAATGGGAACGCTTTCCATCCATCTGGACCCTTCCAGAATGGGAATGGGAGGTTCCCCCGCGGCAATGGCCCTAAGCAACCTCCGGTTGCTGCGTAG
- the LOC133915934 gene encoding nuclear transport factor 2-like isoform X1, producing the protein MAGQAGNPVNHPISPHVISGAFVQQYYHILHEQPEQVHKFYQDSSIIGRPDSSGTMVSVTTLVDINEKIMSMDFTNCLTEIETADAQLSHKDGVLIAVTGSLTSSEGLCRRFTQSFFLAPQESGGYFVLNDVFRFISERQLAEINQVVTQGNESSQNVRSGSETCSALPEPIPADKSLISDHLAVENVTEGQVINPSVNGTAIENNVTSESPVQVVKEDPKKAPVAAPPPPASTQADVPKKSYASIVKVMKEGPPTPPAAKATPSVVKHKPAPKSVTKPVEGPEKSSAKPTQSNETTPSDDNVAENDSSRNGQGYSVFVKSLPFNADVQMVEEEFKKFGAIKPGGIQVRHDKGIGVQADRFCFGFIEYVSQQSRQAAIEASPVHMGQKEVYVEEKRTTTRVVNGVVIARGDNGGGSRFQSGRGEYRGDNFRGRGSGFANSVNYRSGDNYNRGNDENFNRRNDENFNRRNDGENFNSRNDENFNRRNGGENFNHRSDGGENFNRRSDGENFNRRNDFRNRNDYSGHGRGPPPGNGYHHNGNAFHPSGPFQNGNGRFPRGNGPKQPPVAA; encoded by the exons ATGGCAGGGCAAGCAGGAAACCCAGTAAACCATCCTATAAGTCCCCATGTG ATAAGTGGTGCATTTGTTCAGCAATATTACCACATTCTACACGAGCAACCGGAGCAAGTGCACAAGTTCTATCAAGATTCAAGCATTATTGGTCGACCAGATTCCAGTGGAACCATGGTGTCTGTGACCACTCTGGTT GACATCAACGAAAAAATTATGTCTATGGACTTCACTAACTGCTTAACAGAGATAGAGACTGCAGATGCTCAGTTATCTCACAAGGATGGGGTGCTCATTGCTGTTACTGGATCCTTGACTTCATCTGAAGGCCTTTGTCGTAGATTTACCCAGTCGTTCTTCCTAGCACCGCAAGAAAGTGGTGGCTATTTTGTTCTCAATGATGTGTTTAGGTTTATATCAGAAAGACAACTGGCTGAGATAAATCAAGTTGTTACTCAAGGAAATGAAAGCAGTCAGAATGTTAGATCTGGATCCGAAACATGTTCAGCATTACCAGAACCTATTCCAGCTGACAAGAGTCTGATCTCAGACCATCTGGCAGTTGAGAATGTTACGGAGGGGCAAGTTATCAACCCCTCTGTGAATGGCACTGCCATTGAAAATAATGTTACTTCCGAGTCACCTGTGCAAGTGGTCAAAGAGGATCCTAAAAAGGCCCCAGTTGCTgctcctccccctcctgctTCAACTCAGGCAGATGTTCCTAAGAAATCTTATGCATCCATT GTGAAGGTCATGAAGGAGGGCCCACCGACTCCACCAGCTGCCAAAGCAACTCCGTCAGTTGTCAAACATAAGCCAGCGCCTAAATCTGTCACCAAGCCCGTCGAAGGTCCAGAAAAATCTTCTGCCAAACCTACCCAGTCTAATGAAACCACTCCAAGTGATGATAATGTTGCCGAAAATGACTCTTCTCGTAATG GGCAAGGCTATTCAGTTTTTGTCAAGAGTTTGCCTTTCAATGCCGATGTTCAAATGGTTGAGGAAGAATTTAAGAAATTTGGTGCTATCAAGCCAGGTGGCATCCAAGTCAGGCACGATAAG GGCATTGGTGTGCAGGCTGATCGTTTCTGCTTTGGCTTTATCGAATATGTGTCCCAGCAATCTAGGCAAGCAGCCATTGAG GCATCCCCGGTTCATATGGGTCAGAAAGAAGTCTATGTTGAGGAGAAAAGAACCACAACACGTG TTGTGAATGGTGTTGTCATCGCTCGTGGTGATAATGGTGGAGGTTCCCGTTTCCAATCTGGCAGGGGAGAGTACCGTGGTGATAATTTCAGAGGACGAGGAAGTGGCTTTGCGAACAGTGTCAACTACAGAAGCGGTGACAACTACAACCGTGGGAATGACGAGAACTTCAACCGCAGGAATGATGAGAACTTCAACCGCAGGAATGATGGCGAGAACTTCAACAGTAGGAATGACGAGAACTTCAATCGCAGGAATGGCGGTGAGAACTTCAACCACAGGAGTGACGGCGGTGAGAACTTCAACCGCAGGAGTGACGGCGAGAACTTCAACCGGAGGAATGACTTCAGAAACCGGAATGATTACTCAGGCCATGGACGGGGGCCACCACCAGGGAATGGCTATCACCACAATGGGAACGCTTTCCATCCATCTGGACCCTTCCAGAATGGGAATGGGAGGTTCCCCCGCGGCAATGGCCCTAAGCAACCTCCGGTTGCTGCGTAG